In Rhinatrema bivittatum chromosome 1, aRhiBiv1.1, whole genome shotgun sequence, a single genomic region encodes these proteins:
- the DDIT4L gene encoding DNA damage-inducible transcript 4-like protein, with protein sequence MVATSTLRITNSECFSKPVNFDVHSAGNHDLPYWDPVSSDVNVKEAVSEEKSCHNLVKMLENCLAKSKQTKLNCSKVLVPAKLTKRIAQEVVRLSSTEPCGLRGCVIFVNLEINNTCEKLDRIVYDSSVVPTFELTLVLKQEGHSWPTFRDFFIGTCFASGFRRVLKLSPAFWLLKRKLYSSAEAGAVTEEGFGH encoded by the exons ATGGTGGCAACCAGCACTCTACGCATTACAAATTCTGAATGCTTCTCAAAACCGGTAAACTTCGATGTGCACTCTGCAGGCAACCATG ACCTTCCATATTGGGATCCAGTTTCTTCtgatgtaaatgttaaagaggcaGTGTCTGAAGAAAAAAGCTGCCATAATTTAGTTAAAATGTTGGAGAACTGCCTCGCCAAATCCAAACAGACTAAACTTAACTGCTCCAAAGTTCTCGTCCCAGCAAAACTGACCAAACGAATAGCTCAAGAAGTGGTGCGCCTCTCCTCCACCGAGCCCTGCGGCCTGCGCGGCTGTGTTATCTTTGTGAACCTGGAAATCAATAATACGTGTGAGAAACTGGATAGGATTGTGTACGACTCGAGTGTTGTCCCTACTTTTGAGCTGACCCTTGTATTAAAACAGGAGGGTCATTCCTGGCCCACATTCAGGGACTTTTTCATTGGGACTTGTTTTGCTTCCGGCTTCCGACGTGTCCTAAAGTTGAGTCCTGCTTTTTGGCTCCTCAAGAGAAAACTCTACTCTTCAGCGGAAGCAGGAGCAGTCACTGAAGAGGGTTTCGGGCACTAA